One Pseudomonas brassicacearum genomic region harbors:
- the mreD gene encoding rod shape-determining protein MreD, with the protein MSSTQSGNGWMVWLTFAIGLLLSVSPLPQFMEILRPLWLALLLAFWALALPHKVGMVTAWCLGLAEDVLYGTLLGQNALILTLITFLVLSLQQRLRMFPMWQQCLVILVIFGLAQLVQLWLSALTGNRQPTLALVLPALVSALLWPWVSFGLRGLRLRFKIN; encoded by the coding sequence ATGAGCAGTACTCAATCCGGTAACGGTTGGATGGTCTGGCTGACCTTCGCCATCGGCCTGTTGCTCAGCGTGTCGCCGCTGCCGCAGTTCATGGAAATCCTGCGGCCGCTGTGGCTGGCGCTGCTGCTGGCATTCTGGGCACTGGCGTTGCCGCACAAGGTCGGCATGGTCACCGCCTGGTGCCTGGGCCTGGCCGAGGACGTGCTCTATGGCACGTTGCTGGGGCAGAACGCGCTGATCCTGACGCTGATCACGTTTCTGGTGCTGTCGCTGCAACAGCGCTTGCGGATGTTCCCCATGTGGCAACAATGCCTGGTGATCCTGGTGATTTTCGGCCTGGCGCAACTGGTGCAATTGTGGCTCAGCGCGCTCACCGGCAATCGTCAGCCGACCCTGGCGCTGGTGCTGCCGGCCCTGGTCAGCGCCTTGCTCTGGCCGTGGGTCAGCTTCGGTTTACGTGGCCTGCGCCTGCGTTTCAAAATCAACTGA
- the gatA gene encoding Asp-tRNA(Asn)/Glu-tRNA(Gln) amidotransferase subunit GatA, which yields MHHMTLAEIARGLADKKFSSEELTQVLLARIAQLDPQLNSFISLTPELALSQAKAADARRANGENGALLGAPIAHKDLFCTQGIRTSCGSKMLDNFKAPYDATVVAKLAAAGAVTLGKTNMDEFAMGSANESSYYGAVKNPWNLEHVPGGSSGGSAAAVAARLLPAATATDTGGSIRQPAAFTNLTGLKPTYGRVSRWGMIAYASSLDQGGPLARTAEDCAILLQGMAGFDPNDSTSIDEPVPDYSASLNGSLQGLRIGVPKEYFGAGLDPRIADLIHNSIKELEKLGAVVKEISLPNMQHAIPAYYVIAPAEASSNLSRFDGVRFGHRCENPENLIDLYKRSRGEGFGAEVQRRIMVGAYALSAGYYDAYYLKAQKIRRLVKNDFMAAFNEVDIILGPTTPNPAWKLGAKNSDPVAAYLEDVYTITANLAGLPGLSMPAGFVDGLPVGVQLLAPYFQEGRLLNVAHQYQQNTDWHTRTPTGF from the coding sequence ATGCATCACATGACCCTGGCCGAGATCGCCCGCGGACTCGCCGATAAAAAGTTTTCTTCCGAAGAGCTGACCCAGGTTTTGCTGGCGCGTATCGCCCAGCTCGACCCACAGCTCAACAGTTTCATCAGCCTCACCCCGGAGCTGGCCCTGAGCCAGGCCAAGGCCGCCGACGCCCGTCGCGCCAACGGTGAGAACGGCGCCCTGCTCGGCGCACCGATTGCTCACAAGGATCTGTTCTGCACCCAGGGCATCCGCACCAGCTGCGGCTCGAAGATGCTCGACAACTTCAAGGCCCCGTACGACGCCACCGTGGTCGCCAAACTGGCCGCCGCCGGCGCCGTGACCCTGGGCAAGACCAACATGGACGAATTCGCCATGGGTTCGGCCAACGAGTCGAGCTACTACGGCGCGGTGAAGAATCCGTGGAACCTGGAACACGTACCGGGCGGTTCGTCCGGCGGTTCCGCCGCCGCCGTGGCCGCGCGCCTGTTGCCAGCCGCCACCGCCACCGACACCGGTGGTTCGATTCGCCAGCCGGCGGCGTTCACCAACCTCACCGGCCTCAAGCCCACCTACGGCCGCGTCTCGCGCTGGGGCATGATCGCCTACGCCTCTAGCCTCGACCAGGGTGGCCCGCTGGCCCGCACCGCCGAAGACTGCGCGATCCTGCTGCAAGGCATGGCCGGCTTCGACCCGAACGATTCCACCAGCATCGATGAACCGGTGCCGGACTACAGCGCCAGCCTCAACGGCTCACTGCAGGGCCTGCGCATCGGCGTGCCGAAGGAATACTTCGGCGCCGGTCTCGACCCGCGCATCGCCGACCTGATCCACAACAGCATCAAGGAACTGGAAAAGCTCGGCGCGGTGGTCAAGGAAATCAGCCTGCCGAACATGCAGCACGCGATTCCCGCGTACTACGTGATCGCTCCAGCGGAGGCGTCCTCGAACCTGTCGCGTTTCGACGGCGTGCGCTTCGGCCATCGCTGCGAGAACCCGGAAAACCTGATCGACCTGTACAAGCGCTCCCGTGGCGAAGGCTTCGGCGCCGAAGTGCAGCGCCGGATCATGGTCGGTGCCTACGCGTTGTCCGCCGGCTACTACGATGCCTACTACCTCAAGGCGCAGAAAATCCGGCGCCTGGTGAAGAACGATTTCATGGCCGCCTTCAATGAGGTCGACATCATCCTCGGCCCGACCACGCCGAACCCGGCCTGGAAACTCGGCGCCAAGAACAGCGACCCGGTCGCTGCGTATCTGGAAGACGTCTACACCATCACCGCCAACCTCGCCGGCTTGCCGGGCCTGTCCATGCCGGCCGGTTTCGTCGATGGCCTGCCGGTAGGTGTACAGTTGCTCGCGCCGTACTTCCAGGAAGGCCGCCTGCTCAATGTGGCGCACCAGTACCAGCAGAACACTGACTGGCACACCCGCACCCCAACCGGCTTCTGA
- the mreB gene encoding rod shape-determining protein MreB: MFKKLRGMFSSDLSIDLGTANTLIYVRERGIVLNEPSVVAIRTHGNQKSVVAVGTEAKRMLGRTPGNIAAIRPMKDGVIADFSVCEKMLQYFINKVHENSFLQPSPRVLICVPCKSTQVERRAIRESALGAGAREVFLIEEPMAAAIGAGLPVEEARGSMVVDIGGGTTEIALISLNGVVYAESVRVGGDRFDEAIITYVRRNYGSLIGESTAERIKQEIGTAYPGGEVREVDVRGRNLAEGVPRAFTLNSNEVLEALQESLATIVQAVKSALEQSPPELASDIAERGLVLTGGGALLRDLDKLLAQETGLPVIVAEDPLTCVARGGGRALEMMDKHTMDLLSSE; this comes from the coding sequence ATGTTCAAGAAACTGCGTGGCATGTTTTCCAGCGATCTTTCCATTGACCTGGGCACTGCCAACACCCTTATTTACGTGCGCGAGCGCGGTATCGTCCTGAATGAACCCTCGGTCGTGGCCATCCGTACCCACGGTAACCAGAAGAGCGTCGTGGCTGTCGGCACGGAAGCCAAGCGCATGCTGGGCCGTACGCCGGGCAACATTGCCGCCATTCGTCCGATGAAAGACGGCGTGATCGCCGACTTCAGCGTCTGCGAAAAGATGCTGCAGTACTTCATCAACAAGGTTCATGAAAACAGCTTCCTGCAGCCCAGCCCTCGTGTGCTGATCTGCGTTCCATGCAAATCCACCCAGGTGGAGCGTCGCGCCATCCGTGAATCGGCCCTTGGTGCCGGTGCCCGTGAAGTGTTCCTGATCGAAGAACCGATGGCCGCTGCCATCGGTGCCGGCCTGCCGGTCGAAGAAGCACGCGGTTCGATGGTCGTCGACATCGGTGGGGGTACCACTGAAATCGCCCTGATCTCCCTGAACGGTGTGGTCTATGCCGAATCCGTACGTGTGGGCGGCGACCGTTTCGACGAAGCGATCATCACCTACGTGCGTCGCAACTACGGCAGCCTGATCGGCGAGTCCACCGCCGAGCGCATCAAGCAGGAAATCGGCACGGCCTACCCGGGCGGCGAAGTGCGTGAAGTCGACGTGCGCGGCCGCAACCTGGCCGAAGGCGTTCCACGGGCCTTCACCCTCAACTCCAACGAAGTGCTCGAAGCGCTCCAAGAGTCGCTGGCGACCATCGTGCAGGCGGTCAAGAGCGCCCTGGAGCAATCGCCGCCGGAACTGGCGTCGGACATCGCCGAGCGTGGCCTGGTGCTGACCGGTGGTGGCGCGCTGTTGCGTGACCTCGACAAGTTGCTGGCCCAGGAAACCGGCCTGCCGGTGATCGTTGCCGAAGACCCGCTGACCTGCGTTGCCCGCGGCGGTGGCCGTGCATTGGAAATGATGGACAAGCACACCATGGATCTGCTCTCCAGCGAATAA
- a CDS encoding YhdP family protein, whose translation MERLTRILAALTRWGLGLCALLLVLLALYVSLGRELVPLVAEYRAEVQARAGEALGMPVHIGSLEGSWSALAPILAARDVVVGEGPNALHLDQVRAVPDLWASLLARQVRIAHLELSGLKISLKEGADGKWALEGLPVQDDQPLDPQQLLDRMQVVSRLSVLDSQVTLQPLDQPPLTLTYVGLSLRTGVTRQRLDARLTLPDGQPVAINLRTRIRASDWKNGQADAYLSLPQSDWAQWLPKRLTQQWHFSQIKAGGEFWLSWGDGTVQSAAMRLNAPQLQGAYAERKPVQIHNLALNGYFQRGSQGFTATFDSLAMSLGETRWETRLQLQQSDATETAEERWHLQADRLDLTPLTPLLNALAPLPEGVATTIDHLKVTGGLRNVLVDYRPQNSGDQKISFATNLDTVGFDAYRGAPAARNVSGSLSGDLGGGELRMDSKDFSLHLDPIFAKPWQYLQANARLTWKLDKQGFTLIAPYLKVLGEEGRIAGDFLIRLHFDHSQEDYMDLRVGLVDGDGRYTAKYLPAVLSPALDEWLRTAIVKGAVDEGFFQYQGSLNHGAEDAARSISLFFKVHDAELAFQPGWPSVSKVSGDVFVEDSGVRIYASQGQLLGTQVKDVAVNIPHVPSGQSSHLLLDGGFAGGLGDGLKILQTAPIGTAETFAGWEGEGDLQGSVKLDIPLVKGEQPKILVDFVTDKARLKLSEPALELTQLKGDFRFDSNKGLSGKGITARAFDRPVTAQIFAEGRAGALNTRVTAAGQVEIKKLTNWLNVTQPLPVSGVIPYQLQVILDGADSQLSVNSSLKGVAVDLPAPFGMAADVGRDTVFRMTLQGPERRYWVDYGDLASFTYAAPGGKFADGRGELLLGDGDAVLPGAKGLRLRGTLSELDVGPWQTLVSKYAGQDPGGSAKQLLSGADLKIGKLTAMGTTLDQASVQLDRKPDAWGLRLDSQQAKGSVSLPDAKAAPIGIKLDYVRLPAVDPTVQADENAPDPLASVDPTAIAAMDIAIDQLFQGPDLIGAWSLKVRPTGKGIALNNLDLGLKGMVLQGNGAWEGAPGSTSSWYKGRIGGKNLADVLKGWGYAPSVTSQEFHMDVDGRWPGSPAWVATKRFSGSLDASLSKGQFVEVEGSAQALRVFGLLNFNSIGRRLRLDFSDLFGKGLSYDRVKGLLVASDGIYVTREPITLTGPSSNLELNGTLDMVADRVDAKLLVTLPVTNNLPIAALIVGAPAVGGALFLIDKLIGDRVARFASVRYDVKGPWKEPKITFDKPF comes from the coding sequence ATGGAGCGTCTGACACGCATTTTGGCCGCGCTGACCCGCTGGGGGCTGGGCCTGTGCGCGCTCCTCCTGGTGCTGCTGGCCTTATACGTCAGCCTTGGTCGGGAGTTGGTCCCGCTGGTGGCCGAATACCGCGCCGAGGTCCAGGCCCGGGCCGGCGAGGCCTTGGGCATGCCCGTGCACATCGGCAGCCTCGAGGGCAGCTGGAGCGCGTTGGCGCCGATTCTGGCGGCGCGCGACGTGGTGGTCGGCGAGGGCCCCAATGCCTTGCACCTGGATCAGGTGCGGGCCGTGCCAGACCTGTGGGCCAGCCTGTTGGCGCGCCAGGTGCGGATTGCTCACCTGGAGCTCAGCGGGCTGAAAATCAGCCTCAAGGAGGGTGCCGACGGCAAATGGGCCCTGGAAGGCTTGCCGGTGCAGGACGACCAGCCCCTCGATCCGCAGCAATTGCTTGATCGCATGCAGGTGGTTTCCCGGTTGTCGGTGCTCGACAGCCAGGTGACCTTGCAACCCCTTGATCAGCCACCGTTGACCCTGACCTACGTCGGCCTGAGCCTGCGCACCGGCGTCACTCGCCAGCGCCTGGACGCACGCCTGACCCTGCCCGACGGCCAGCCCGTGGCGATCAACCTGCGCACGCGCATCCGTGCCAGCGATTGGAAGAACGGCCAAGCTGATGCTTACCTGAGCCTGCCGCAAAGCGACTGGGCCCAATGGTTGCCGAAACGCCTGACCCAGCAATGGCATTTTTCCCAGATCAAGGCCGGCGGTGAATTCTGGTTGAGCTGGGGTGACGGCACGGTGCAAAGCGCGGCCATGCGATTGAACGCGCCGCAACTCCAGGGCGCCTATGCCGAGCGCAAGCCGGTGCAGATCCACAACCTGGCCCTCAACGGTTATTTCCAGCGGGGTAGCCAAGGGTTCACCGCGACGTTCGACTCCCTGGCGATGAGCCTCGGCGAGACGCGCTGGGAAACGCGCCTGCAACTGCAACAGAGCGATGCTACCGAGACGGCTGAAGAGCGCTGGCACTTACAGGCCGATCGCCTCGACTTGACCCCGCTGACGCCCTTGCTCAATGCCCTGGCGCCGCTGCCCGAAGGCGTCGCCACGACCATCGACCATCTCAAGGTGACGGGCGGCCTGCGCAACGTGCTGGTGGACTATCGACCGCAAAACAGCGGTGATCAAAAAATCAGCTTTGCCACGAATCTGGACACGGTGGGGTTCGATGCCTATCGCGGTGCGCCGGCTGCGCGCAACGTATCGGGCAGCCTGAGCGGCGACCTGGGCGGCGGCGAGCTGCGCATGGACAGCAAGGATTTTTCCCTGCACCTGGACCCGATCTTCGCCAAGCCCTGGCAATATCTGCAGGCCAACGCCCGACTGACCTGGAAGCTGGACAAACAAGGTTTCACCCTCATCGCGCCGTATCTCAAGGTGCTGGGCGAGGAGGGCCGGATTGCCGGCGATTTCCTGATCCGCCTGCATTTCGATCACAGCCAGGAAGACTACATGGACCTGCGGGTCGGACTGGTGGACGGTGATGGGCGCTACACCGCCAAGTATCTGCCTGCGGTCCTGAGCCCGGCGCTGGATGAGTGGCTGCGCACGGCAATCGTCAAGGGCGCGGTGGATGAGGGCTTTTTCCAGTATCAGGGCTCGCTGAACCACGGTGCCGAGGATGCGGCTCGCAGTATCAGCCTGTTTTTCAAGGTGCACGACGCCGAACTGGCGTTCCAGCCGGGCTGGCCTTCGGTCAGCAAAGTCAGTGGCGATGTTTTTGTCGAAGACAGCGGCGTGCGCATCTATGCCAGCCAAGGGCAATTGCTGGGCACCCAGGTCAAGGACGTTGCAGTGAATATTCCCCATGTACCGAGCGGGCAGAGTTCTCATCTGCTGCTGGACGGCGGCTTCGCCGGTGGTTTGGGAGACGGTCTGAAAATCCTCCAGACGGCGCCGATTGGCACCGCCGAGACGTTCGCCGGCTGGGAGGGAGAGGGGGATCTGCAGGGCAGCGTGAAGCTCGATATCCCGCTGGTCAAAGGCGAGCAGCCGAAGATCCTGGTGGATTTCGTCACCGACAAGGCCCGGCTCAAACTCAGCGAACCGGCGCTGGAGCTGACTCAGCTCAAAGGCGACTTCCGTTTCGACAGCAACAAAGGACTCAGCGGCAAGGGCATTACGGCTCGGGCCTTCGACCGTCCTGTCACGGCGCAGATTTTTGCCGAAGGCCGCGCCGGTGCGCTCAATACCCGGGTCACCGCGGCCGGGCAGGTGGAGATCAAGAAGCTCACCAACTGGCTGAACGTCACCCAGCCGCTGCCCGTGTCCGGGGTGATTCCCTATCAGTTGCAAGTGATCCTCGACGGTGCCGACAGCCAGTTGTCGGTCAACTCCAGCCTCAAGGGCGTGGCGGTGGACCTGCCGGCGCCCTTCGGCATGGCCGCCGATGTGGGGCGCGACACGGTGTTTCGCATGACCCTGCAAGGGCCGGAGCGCCGTTACTGGGTCGACTATGGCGACCTGGCCAGCTTCACTTACGCGGCGCCGGGCGGGAAGTTCGCCGACGGTCGCGGCGAGTTGCTGCTGGGGGATGGCGATGCTGTCTTGCCAGGTGCCAAGGGCCTGCGATTGCGCGGGACGCTTTCGGAACTGGACGTCGGCCCCTGGCAAACACTGGTGAGCAAGTACGCCGGCCAGGACCCGGGCGGCAGCGCCAAGCAGTTGCTCAGCGGTGCCGATCTGAAAATCGGCAAGCTCACGGCAATGGGTACGACCCTGGACCAGGCTTCCGTGCAGCTTGATCGTAAGCCGGACGCCTGGGGCTTGCGGCTCGATAGCCAGCAGGCCAAGGGCAGCGTCAGCTTGCCAGACGCCAAAGCCGCTCCGATTGGTATCAAGCTTGACTATGTCCGCCTGCCGGCCGTGGACCCGACGGTTCAGGCCGACGAAAACGCACCGGACCCGCTGGCGTCGGTCGATCCCACTGCAATTGCGGCGATGGATATCGCCATCGACCAGTTGTTCCAAGGCCCGGACCTGATCGGTGCCTGGTCGTTGAAGGTGCGTCCGACAGGCAAGGGTATCGCGCTGAACAATCTGGACCTGGGCCTCAAGGGCATGGTGTTGCAGGGCAACGGCGCCTGGGAGGGCGCGCCCGGTTCCACCAGCAGCTGGTACAAGGGCCGCATCGGTGGCAAGAACCTGGCAGACGTGCTCAAGGGCTGGGGCTATGCCCCGAGCGTGACCAGCCAGGAGTTCCACATGGATGTCGATGGTCGCTGGCCGGGCTCGCCTGCGTGGGTCGCGACCAAACGTTTTTCCGGCAGTCTCGATGCGTCGCTGAGCAAGGGCCAGTTCGTCGAGGTTGAAGGCAGTGCCCAGGCATTGCGGGTCTTCGGACTGCTGAATTTCAACTCCATCGGCCGGCGCTTGCGCCTGGACTTCTCCGACTTGTTCGGCAAGGGTTTGAGCTACGACCGGGTCAAGGGGCTGCTGGTGGCGAGCGATGGCATCTACGTCACCCGTGAACCCATCACCCTGACGGGGCCGTCAAGCAACTTGGAACTCAACGGAACGCTGGACATGGTGGCCGATCGGGTCGACGCCAAGTTGCTGGTGACGCTGCCGGTGACCAACAACCTGCCAATTGCCGCTCTGATTGTCGGTGCGCCGGCGGTGGGTGGCGCACTGTTTTTGATCGACAAATTGATCGGCGACCGCGTGGCGCGTTTCGCCAGCGTAAGATACGACGTCAAGGGGCCGTGGAAAGAGCCGAAGATCACCTTTGACAAGCCGTTCTGA
- a CDS encoding Maf family protein yields the protein MKPLYLASGSPRRRELLTQIGVPFTAISADIDETPLDHETPSAYVERLARGKAEAGRRAMPAGVDGCVLGADTAVVLDGRILGKPLDQADSLAMLLSLSNRDHEVLTAIAILDGQRCESRVVRSRVRFRCITEQQALAYWASGEPRDKAGGYGIQGLGAVFVAGLEGSYSAVVGLPLCETAELLGHFGIPCWQTLNAR from the coding sequence ATGAAACCGCTTTACCTCGCCTCCGGCTCACCGCGTCGACGTGAGCTCCTCACGCAGATCGGCGTGCCTTTTACCGCCATCAGCGCGGACATCGATGAAACACCCCTGGATCACGAAACCCCTTCGGCCTATGTCGAGCGTTTGGCGCGCGGCAAGGCCGAGGCCGGGCGGCGCGCCATGCCGGCCGGCGTGGATGGCTGTGTGTTGGGGGCCGACACGGCCGTGGTGCTGGACGGAAGGATTCTCGGCAAACCACTGGACCAGGCCGACTCCCTGGCCATGCTCTTGAGCCTGTCCAACCGCGACCATGAAGTGTTGACCGCCATTGCGATCCTGGACGGGCAGCGTTGCGAATCCCGCGTCGTGCGCAGCCGGGTGCGTTTTCGTTGCATCACTGAACAGCAAGCGCTTGCCTACTGGGCCAGCGGTGAACCCCGGGACAAGGCCGGTGGCTATGGCATCCAGGGGCTGGGCGCGGTATTTGTCGCCGGGCTTGAAGGCAGTTATTCGGCGGTGGTTGGCCTGCCGCTGTGCGAAACCGCAGAACTCCTGGGCCATTTCGGCATACCCTGTTGGCAAACCTTGAACGCGCGCTGA
- the rng gene encoding ribonuclease G translates to MSEEILINITPMESRVAVVENGVLQEVHVERTQKRGIVGNIYKGKVVRVLPGMQAAFVDIGLDRAAFIHASEISMREGPAVESISALVHEGQSLVVQVTKDPIGSKGARLTTQLSIPSRYLVYMPRTAHVGISLKIEDEAERERLKQVVSDCVEKEGIKEAGGFILRTAAEGAGADEILMDIRYLRRLWDQIAAQIKTIATPSVIYEDLGLALRTLRDLVSPKIEKIRIDSRETFQKTTQFVAELMPEIADRLEHYPGERPIFDLYGVEDEIQKALERKVPLKSGGYLVVDPAEAMSTIDVNTGAFVGHRNLEETIFKTNLEAATAIARQLRLRNLGGIIIIDFIDMEHEEHQRQVLRTLEKQLERDHAKTNIIGITELGLVQMTRKRTRESLEQVLCEPCSSCQGRGKLKTPETVCYEIFREILREARAYQATGYRVLANQKVVDRLLDEESGNVAELEAFIGRTIRFQVETMYSQEQYDVVLL, encoded by the coding sequence ATGAGTGAAGAGATCCTGATCAACATCACGCCGATGGAATCACGCGTGGCGGTGGTTGAAAACGGTGTGCTGCAAGAGGTCCACGTCGAGCGTACGCAAAAGCGTGGCATCGTCGGCAATATCTACAAGGGCAAGGTGGTGCGGGTGTTGCCGGGCATGCAGGCGGCCTTCGTCGACATCGGCCTGGACCGCGCAGCGTTCATTCATGCCTCGGAAATTTCCATGCGCGAAGGGCCGGCCGTGGAGAGCATCAGCGCGCTGGTCCATGAAGGCCAGAGCCTGGTGGTGCAGGTCACCAAGGACCCCATCGGTTCCAAGGGCGCGCGCCTGACCACGCAGCTGTCGATTCCATCGCGTTACCTGGTGTACATGCCGCGCACCGCCCATGTCGGCATTTCCCTGAAAATCGAAGATGAAGCCGAACGCGAGCGCCTCAAGCAGGTGGTCAGCGATTGCGTGGAAAAAGAAGGCATCAAGGAAGCCGGTGGTTTCATCCTGCGCACGGCGGCCGAAGGGGCCGGGGCTGATGAGATCCTCATGGACATCCGTTACCTGCGAAGGCTCTGGGACCAGATCGCCGCACAAATCAAGACCATCGCCACCCCCAGCGTGATCTACGAAGACCTGGGCCTGGCACTGCGCACGCTGCGGGACCTGGTCAGCCCCAAGATCGAGAAAATCCGCATCGACTCCCGGGAAACTTTCCAGAAGACCACTCAGTTCGTCGCCGAGCTGATGCCGGAAATCGCCGATCGCCTTGAGCATTACCCAGGCGAGCGGCCGATTTTCGACCTGTACGGCGTCGAGGACGAAATCCAGAAAGCCCTTGAACGCAAGGTGCCGCTCAAATCCGGCGGTTACCTGGTGGTCGATCCGGCCGAGGCCATGAGCACCATCGACGTCAACACCGGGGCGTTCGTCGGCCATCGCAACCTCGAAGAAACCATCTTCAAGACCAACCTGGAAGCGGCCACGGCCATTGCCCGCCAACTGCGCCTGCGCAACCTGGGCGGGATCATCATCATCGACTTCATCGACATGGAGCATGAAGAGCACCAGCGCCAGGTGTTGCGGACCCTGGAAAAACAACTGGAGCGGGACCACGCCAAGACCAACATCATCGGCATCACCGAGCTGGGCCTGGTGCAGATGACCCGCAAGCGCACCCGCGAAAGCCTTGAGCAAGTGCTGTGCGAGCCATGCAGCAGTTGCCAGGGCCGGGGCAAGCTCAAGACCCCCGAAACCGTGTGTTACGAAATCTTCCGGGAAATTCTCCGGGAGGCGCGCGCTTACCAGGCTACCGGCTATAGAGTGTTGGCGAACCAGAAAGTGGTGGACCGCCTGCTCGATGAAGAGTCAGGCAATGTCGCCGAGCTGGAGGCCTTTATCGGCCGTACGATTCGCTTCCAGGTGGAAACCATGTATTCCCAGGAACAATACGACGTGGTGTTGCTCTGA
- the mreC gene encoding rod shape-determining protein MreC yields the protein MKPLFAKGPSLGVRLLVLTVLSVALMVVDARFTLLKPVRSQMSLVLMESYWITDLPQRLWQGVASQFGSRTELVAENEKLKTENLLLQGRMQKLAALTEQNVRLRELLNSSALVNEKVEVAELIGMDPNPFTHRIIINKGERDGVVLGQPVLDARGLMGQVVELMPYTSRVLLLTDTTHSIPVQVNRNGLRAIASGTGNPERLELRHVADTADIKEGDLLVSSGLGQRFPAGYPVATVKEVIHDSGQPFAIVRAVPTAALNRSRYLLLVFSDTRTPEERANEAAAAQEAQDRQGGESAAPAAPAPVPAIVPKPQAAAPAPAAPATTPAPAPATPAAPAAKPPRSANQAPASQPARPAAKPPVSTPAAAPATRGAREE from the coding sequence ATTAAACCGCTTTTCGCCAAAGGCCCCTCATTGGGTGTGCGCCTGTTGGTGCTGACCGTGCTATCGGTTGCGCTGATGGTGGTCGATGCCCGTTTCACGCTGCTCAAGCCCGTGCGCAGCCAGATGTCGCTGGTGTTGATGGAGTCCTACTGGATCACCGACCTGCCGCAGCGGTTGTGGCAAGGTGTGGCCAGCCAGTTTGGCAGCCGGACCGAACTGGTCGCTGAAAACGAAAAACTCAAGACCGAGAACCTGCTGTTGCAGGGGCGCATGCAGAAGCTCGCGGCCCTCACCGAGCAGAACGTTCGGCTGCGTGAGTTGCTCAACTCTTCTGCGCTGGTCAACGAGAAGGTCGAAGTGGCCGAGTTGATCGGCATGGACCCCAACCCCTTCACCCACCGCATCATCATCAACAAGGGTGAGCGCGACGGTGTGGTCCTCGGTCAGCCGGTGCTCGACGCCCGGGGCCTGATGGGCCAGGTGGTGGAGCTGATGCCCTACACCTCCCGGGTGCTGCTGCTGACCGACACCACCCACAGCATTCCCGTGCAGGTCAATCGCAACGGCTTGCGGGCGATTGCCAGCGGCACCGGCAACCCGGAGCGCCTGGAACTGCGGCATGTGGCCGACACCGCGGACATCAAGGAAGGCGACCTGCTGGTCAGCTCCGGCCTCGGCCAGCGCTTTCCGGCCGGTTATCCGGTGGCGACGGTCAAGGAAGTCATCCATGACTCCGGCCAGCCATTCGCTATCGTGCGCGCGGTGCCGACGGCCGCGTTGAACCGCAGTCGTTATCTGCTGCTGGTGTTCAGCGACACCCGGACGCCCGAGGAGCGCGCCAACGAAGCCGCGGCGGCCCAGGAAGCCCAGGACCGGCAAGGCGGCGAGTCGGCTGCCCCGGCTGCCCCGGCGCCTGTCCCTGCAATCGTACCCAAGCCGCAAGCGGCCGCACCGGCCCCGGCAGCTCCGGCAACAACGCCAGCGCCCGCCCCGGCTACCCCGGCCGCGCCTGCTGCGAAACCGCCCAGGTCGGCCAACCAAGCGCCGGCGTCTCAGCCGGCCCGGCCCGCAGCCAAACCACCTGTCTCCACGCCGGCCGCCGCGCCAGCCACCAGGGGAGCACGAGAAGAATGA
- the gatC gene encoding Asp-tRNA(Asn)/Glu-tRNA(Gln) amidotransferase subunit GatC: MALERSDVEKIAHLACLGLNEADLPHITSALNSILGLVDEMQAVNTDGIEPLAHPLEASQRLRADVVTESNHREAYQSIAPAVENGLYLVPKVID, encoded by the coding sequence ATGGCGCTTGAACGCTCCGACGTGGAAAAAATCGCTCATCTGGCCTGTCTGGGCCTTAATGAAGCCGATCTTCCACACATTACTTCTGCCCTGAACAGCATTCTGGGGCTGGTCGACGAGATGCAGGCGGTCAATACCGACGGTATCGAACCACTGGCTCACCCACTGGAAGCCAGCCAGCGCCTGCGCGCCGACGTCGTGACCGAGTCCAATCACCGCGAGGCCTACCAGTCCATCGCACCAGCGGTCGAAAACGGCCTGTACCTGGTTCCGAAAGTCATCGACTAA